From the Flavobacterium gyeonganense genome, the window AGAATAAAGGAATCCAAAAGCAATTTTACGCAGCTAACAATATCCCAACTGCTCATTTTGAACGATTCGAAAATTTAGAGAGTCTAAAATCTAAAATCAACGATCTAAAATTGCCATTTGTATGGAAATGTACTGAATTTGGTTATGATGGAAATGGCGTAAAAGTCATTCGCCAAGTTTCCGATTTAGACAGTCTTCCAAATGTAGAATGTATTGCCGAAACGATGGTTCCGTTCAAAAACGAACTGGCGGTAATTGTGGTAAGAAATCCGTCAGGAGAAATCAAAACCTATCCGGTTGTCGAAATGGAATTTCATCCGGAAGCTAACCAAGTAGAATACGTAATCTGTCCGGCAAGAATCGATGAAAAAGTTGCCGAAAAAGCCAGAGCAATTGCTTTAAATGTTTCAGAAAAATTCAATCACGTTGGACTTTTGGCTGTTGAAATGTTTCAAACCAATGAAGATGAAATTTTGGTAAATGAAGTTGCTCCGCGTCCACACAATTCTGGACATTACTCAATCGAAGCAAGTTATACTTCTCAATTTGAAAATCATTTACGTGCTATTCTAGATCTTCCATTAGGAAACACAGACAGCAAAGTAGCCGG encodes:
- a CDS encoding 5-(carboxyamino)imidazole ribonucleotide synthase; the encoded protein is MNYFSSDFKLGILGGGQLGKMLLFDTRKFDIQTYVLDPSEEAPSKIACNKFFQGDLMDYETVYNFGKQVDVLTFEIELVNLEALTQLENEGLKVYPSPKTLKGIQNKGIQKQFYAANNIPTAHFERFENLESLKSKINDLKLPFVWKCTEFGYDGNGVKVIRQVSDLDSLPNVECIAETMVPFKNELAVIVVRNPSGEIKTYPVVEMEFHPEANQVEYVICPARIDEKVAEKARAIALNVSEKFNHVGLLAVEMFQTNEDEILVNEVAPRPHNSGHYSIEASYTSQFENHLRAILDLPLGNTDSKVAGIMVNLVGAEGFSGDVVYENIETILGWNGVTPHIYGKKQTRPFRKMGHVTIVNENMQEARRIAEEVKNTIKVISE